Part of the Ursus arctos isolate Adak ecotype North America unplaced genomic scaffold, UrsArc2.0 scaffold_4, whole genome shotgun sequence genome, aggcattcatgtccaagaggtagagaggaccccttcccaaaatcaataaaaatagatcaacaccctgacatataatagcgaaacttgcaaatttcagagataaagagaaaatcctgaaagctgCTCGAGACAAGAGGTTCCTAACCTACAGGTGTAGGAATGTTAGAATGGCATCAAATCTATCCACAGAGAATTGGCAGACCAGAAAACGGTGGCATGATAATATTCAGAGtaccaaatgagaaaaaaatgcaggCAAGAatgctttatccagcaaggctgtcattcagaatggaaggagagataaagagcttccaggacagacagaaactgaaagaataggTGACCACCAAGTCAGCCcggcaagaaatattaagggggatcctgtaaacaaagagagagaccaagagtaacaaagagaagaaggaaacagagacaatctacagaaacagggactttataggtaatacaatggcactaaattcatatctttcaatagttactctgaatgtaaatgggctaaatgctccaatcaaaagatacagaatatcagattggataaaaaagcaagatccatgtagacaagagactcattttgcaCCTAAAGACACCtttagactgaaagtgaaggggtggagaagcatttatcatgctaatggacctcaaaagaaatctggggttgcaatccttatatcagaaaaattagattttaaaccaaagactgtagcaagagatGAAGGGGGACACTATTTCACACTGAAAGGGTCTacccaacaagaaaatctaacaattatgaatatttatgctcctaatttGGGAGCAGCTAATTAAATCAACCAactaataaccaaattaaagaaacacattgataataaaaCCATAATAGTAGGGAACATCAACACcctactcacagcaatggacagatcatcaaaccagatcaacaaggaaacaacagctttaaatgacacactggatcagatggacttcacagatatattcagaatattccatcctaaagcaacagaatacacattcttctcgagtgcacatggaactttttccaaaatagatcacatactggtctcaactgataccaagagGTTGGGATTATTCCCTCcatattttcaaaccacaatGCTTTGATACTGAACTCaaacacaagaggaaatttggaaggaactcaaacacttgggggttaaagagcatcctactaaagaatgaaagggtcaaccaggaaattaaggaagcattaaaaaaaattcatggaaacaaacgaaaatgaaaacacaactgttcaaaaacTTGGGGTACAacaaagtggtcctaagaggaaagtaatACCAATACAAGACTttctcaaaaattagaaaaatctcaaatacacaagctaaccttacacctaaaggagctgaagaaataacagcaaatagaacctaaaccaagcaggagatgaaaaataataaagattagagcagaaaacaatgaactAGAAATCAGAACAGTAGAACAGGTCAACAAAACaagaagctggctctttgaaagaattaacaagatcaATAAATCCCTAGCTAGACTTAtcatagagaaaagagaaaggatccagattaacaaaatcatgaatgaaagaggacagATCAAGATCAACACCACGGAAATACAAACAactttaagaacatattatgagcaactatatgccaacaaattaggcatctggaagaaatgcatgcattcctggaaacataaactaccaaaactgtggctcagtcagttacgtgactgctttgactcaggtcatgatcccaggatcctgggattgagccccacatcagtctccctgctcagcaggggagtctgcttctgcccctttccctgatcatgctctctctctctctctctctctcactcactctctcactttcaaataaataaataaaatcttaaaaaaaaaaaaacctaccaaaactgaaagaggaagaaaaagaaaatctgagcagaccagtaaccagcaagaaaattgaagcagtaatcaaaaacctcccaaaaaaacaagagtccagggccagatggcttctcaggggaattccagcaaacatttgaagaagactaatacctattctactgaagctattccaaaaatagaaatggaaggaacgCTTCCAAACCTGTTCTGTCaagccagcattaccatgatctccaaagcagacaaaaaccccatcaaaaaggagaatttgaGACCAATATTCTTGATGAATATGGAtgaaaaattctcaccaagatactagcgaATAGAATCTaatggtacattaaaaggattatgcacGAAgaccaagtgggacttattcctgtGATTCAAGGGTGTTTCAACagtcgcaaatcaatcaatgtgatacactacattaaaaaaaagaacagacaagaaccatatgatcctctcaatagatgtagaaaaagcatttgataaagtacagCATCCTGTCTTGAGTAAAACTCTCCAcggtgtagggatagagagaacatatCTCAattatcataaaagccatctatgaaaagcccacagtgaatatcattctcaatggggaaaaactgagggcttttccCCTAATATCAGGAACACAAAAGGAATGCCCACTCTCATCATTGTTGTTCAACATATACGAGAAGTCCTAGCcccagcaatcagatgacaaaaaaagaaataaaaagcattgaaATTGGCAAAGAAGCCAAACTCTTACTCTTCCCAGATGATATGATATTTTATATGGacaacccaaaagactccaccccaaaattgctagaactcacacAGCAATTGAGCAATGTggtaggatataaaattaatgcacagaagtaagttgcatttctatacactaacaacagggcagaagaaagagaaattaaagaattgatgccatttacaattgcaccaaaaaccataagatacctaggaataaacctaaccaaagaggtaaaggatatgtactctaaaaactacagaacacttatgaaagaaatagagaaagacacaaagaaatggaaaaacgttccatgctcatggattggaagaataaatatcattaaaatgtctacactacccagagcaatctaccctttcaatgcaattcctatcaaaataccatcaacatttttcacagatctggaacaaataatcctaaaatttgtatggaaccagaatagaccccaaatagctaaaggaacattgaaaaagaaaaccaaagcggGTGGAGTCACTATTCCTGGTAGCAAGCTATATGACAAAACattaatcatcaagacagcatggtagtggcacaaaaacaaacacatagatcaatggaacagagtagagatcccagaaatggaccctcaattctacaGTCAACgaatcttggacaaagcaggaaataatatccaatggaaaaaagacagtctcttcaactaatactgttgggaaaactggacagtcacatgcaagaAATGAAAGTAGGCCACTttgttacaccatacacacaaaaaaaaactcaaaatggatgaaagacctaaatgtgaaataggaatccatcaaaatcttaaaggagaacacaggcagcaaccctTTTGATCTCGACTGaggcaacttcttgctagacatgtctttAAAGGCAAGGGAACCTAAAGggaaaatgaactgttgggacttcttctagataaaaacatttttgcaCAGCAATGGGAAGAGTCAAAAAAGcaaaaggcaacctacataatgggagaagatatttgcaaatgccttaTCAGATAAAgtgctaatatccaaaatctataaagaacttaccacactcaacacccaaaaaaacaaataatctagtcaagaaatgggcagaagacataaacagacattcctccaaagaagacatacaaatggccaacagacacatgaaaaaatgttcaacatcccttagcatcagggaaatacaaatcaaaaccacaatgagataccacctcacaggaGTCAGGAAATGTCAGAtcttggtgaggatgcagagaaacaggAACTCTCTTACATGATTTATGGGAATGccagctggtatagccactctggaaaatagtatggagtttcctcaaagagttgaaaatagaactatgcTATGaatcagcaattgcactactaggtatttaccccaaagatacaaatgtagtgatctgaagggacacctgccccccaatgtttatagcagcaatgtccacaacagccaaaatatggaaagaacccaaatatccatcgacagatgaatggataaagaaaatgtggtgcatatatatataatggaatattactcagacatcaaaaaatgaaatcttgccatttgcaacaacgtggatggaactagaaggcattatgctaagcgaaataagtcaatcaaagacaattatcacatgatctcactcatatgtagaatttaagaaacaaaacaggggatcataggagaagggagggaaaaataagatgatatctgagagggagacaaaccataagagactcttaatcataggaaacagggttgctggggggAGCGGGTGGTAGGAttaggtaactgggtgatggacattaaggaaggcacatgataaatgagcactgggtattatataagactgatgaatcactgaactctacttctgaaactaatactgtatgttaattgaatttaaattttaaaaacaaggaaaataaagttaGATAATGGGTCAAAATTACAAGCCTAGTGGGGTAAGactatttctgaaaatattgtACATAATTTATGTATGGATTGTCCTAACTAATGTACTAGGacctgagaaagaagaatcatTGCCCTGCCCACCTTGGCTGGCTGTGTCAGAGTTTGCATCTGGTTAGAATCCAAGCAATGCAAATGGTAAGGAGTatctctttctgattttcttctgaTAGTCCATTTCTGacaaccacattttaaaaatatataactacaGTTCTAGTAACACTATAATAATTCAGTATCCAGCTCAGTGTTTTAGGAACCAATTGAGTTGTGATTCTGGTAAGAAGTATGGGAATATACATAACTCTTCCTTTTCTGAATATAATGCTACCAATCCAGATATCAACAGGACAATTCAAATGATATGCCAAGACTCTAAATTTTGCTGTGAAAGAGGAACATTGGAAAAAGGGATGTTGCAGCCTACAGATACATAAAGAAAGCTGGAGGTTCAGGTCCCTGCTATGTGCCTGGATGACTGCACAGTACTACTTAAATCTTGTCAATTCACACACTACTCTCTGGCGGACAGTgtcctcctgtctgctcttcTGGATATTCACTATAGGCAAAGGACCTCTGTGGAAATGTTGGGCAGTGAAAGACGAGAATGTGATCCATACCAGGGATGCTACTTTCCCCTCATTCATCTTAGTAAGAAATCATCCAAGCTCTTACATGACCACAGGTATTGCAATTTAcctagaaaatctttttttttaagattttatttatttatttgacagagatagagacagccagcaagagagggaacacaagcagggggagtgggagaggaagaagcaggctcatagcggaagagcctgatgtggggctcgatcccataacgccgggatcaagccctgagccgaaggcagatgcccaaccgctgtgccacccaggcaccccaacctagAAAATCTTAATCTCTGGTGGAgttccagatattttcttcctGAGTTATGTTTTTCAgctaagtaatttattttttaaaagattttatttatttatttgacagagagacagccagcgagagagggaacacaagcagggggagtgggagaggaagagacaggctcccagcggaggagcctgatgcggggctcgatcccagaacgctggcatcacgccctgagccaaaggcagacgcttaacgactgggctatccaggtgcccctccgctaagtaatttaaaaagcCTCTGCACTGCAACTGATTTGGAAATAAGCgagcaaatataaaaatactgcTAAAGTCCAtcgttttattattatttagtgaaCAAAATTAATACTCTTCCATAGACACAAGAAGTTGCGAAGATCTTTATGTCAGAAATAGATAaccttaaatataaatgtttctgtGCAGGTTTTTAGTGATTTGCTAGCTCTGGAGATCCTCTATagataaagtagaaaatatgCAATTAATCTATCTAATTAAGGCAAAGACTCTctccaaagaaaaatatcagCTTAATTTTAATTATCCAAAATTCCCAGCTTTCTTGTGTGATcatattttttctgaattatcCTGTGAAAGTCACTTAAGAAATCAGAGTTcaagacacctgggtggctcagttggttgaccgtcagactcttgatttgagctgaggtcatggtctcagtTCTGGGGTTGAACACTTCATTGGATTCCACGCTAGgcaaggagtctgcctgagattctctctcttgctctgcctctgcccctccccaccttgctctctctctctctctctccccttcgctctaaaataaataaataaatttttttaaaaaagaaatctgagttCATTTGTAAAAGTGAAGTTGAATAATATTATCTACTTGTCGAAGTACCTTTGAGACTTAGAGGTAAAAATTATGTGTGCGTTAAACCACAGTTCATTTCTTCCCCCCCTTTATCATTCAGAGCTCTTAAATATTATGACCAGTAGAAGTACCAGCTTTTACACTTAGCCCCGCTGTAACTCCACTTAAAGAAACTCAAGGGGAGTGAGATACCTCTTCTAGAGAAGTCTCTAGGGCAGGACGCTGAGATTTTCCACCACCCAGCACTCCCAGGCTTTCTTGCCTTCACATGTAAACTTCACTAAAAGCACTTTTTCCTTATATGAATTGAACTGCATTTCTAAAATTTGGCAGAATAAATAACACAATCCTTAGATGAACATTAATATGTAGGGTGGTTAGTGCTGTTTTCAGGCTTTcttagagatggggaaaaaaaggattcacATTGCTTCAGAAGGGACCCTGATGGACATTAGAAGGAACCTCCTGATGTAGGACTTGTTACACCCAGCGCAGCAGGACGAAAAAGAAGACAGGTTACCTTCTTTCATTTGAAGagaatttaaaagtgaaatgaagtAATTAAATGAAGACTAGTTATAGACAAAGGATAGAAGAGTTGATCTTTCAAGATGTACTCTTGAACCTACTACTCAATTTCTGGGCCAATAAACACTCCTGACTTCCCTGCTTAATACTGAACACCCAGCAAAGCCACTATACCGCGATAGCAATCAACAGCAATGCTTCCTAATTTTGATGCCGGCTTTTATGCCAAAGTCATCACATTGGTTTCATGCATATACCCATGTACAGGATGAGTTAAGATTGTCCCAAGAAAGTTATGCTTTCTAATTCACCTCTTCCTGTTCATCCTTTAATATGGCAGAAGGATGCCACATgcttttttctcagcttcttcatgGCTGTCTTCATTTCAGCATTTCTGAGTGTGTAGATGAGAGGATTCAACATGGGTGTGACCACTGTGTAAAAGGTGGAGAGCACCTTATCCACGGAGAAGCTGCAGAAAGGCCTCAGATAGATGAATACACATGGCACAAAGATCAGGCTGACCACAGTTaggtgggaggcacaggtggagagtgCCTTGCTCTGGCCCTGGCGGAAGCGCGTTCTCAGGGTGATCAGGATGATGGCATAAGAGAATAGCAAGACCACAAAACAGACGAGAGATAGCAGACCACTGTTTGAGACCATCAGCACCTCTACTACATAGGTGTCCATGCACGCTAGCTTGATGACCTGTGGGACATCACAGTAGAAGTTGTCCAGTTCATTGGGGCCACAGAAGGGCAGCCGGATCACCAGTGTGACCTGTGTGAGAGAGTGGATGAAGCCCCCACACCAACAGGCCAAAGCCAACTGAAAGCACAGCTGGCGGTTCATGACTGTCAGGTACTGCAAAGGACTACAGATGGCAACATACCTATCATAGGCCATGACTGTCAGCAGAAACATCTCACTGGCTCCCAGAAAGTGCAAGAAGTAGATCTGGGCCAGGCACCCGGAAAAAGAGATGATCTTGCCTTGCTGTAGAAAATCTCCCAACATCTTGGGCACGGTAACACAGCTAAGGCATAGGTCAATGAAGGACAGATGGCCCAAAAAATAGTACATAGGAGATTGGAGCAGGCGGGCATCACCTCGCACTGTTACCATTATCAAGAAGTTTCCCAGAACAACAGtcatgtaaaataaagaaaatattaagaagagAAACAGCTGTAACCCCCAGGAAGATGATAGGCCCAGAAGAACAAATTCTGTCACCTtggaatcatttctttttttcacggAATCTGGAATACCAAGCGACctagagaaaaaagaatcaaatcacaagaagaaagactaagacaaatggccaaaaaaataaaataaaataaaataaaattatatatatatatatatatatatataatcagttTTTGAGTTTATATGTTTATAGAATCATATTCCAAGATGAAAAACATAAGTTCTGTGAAGTAGGAAATATATATTActgtataaataaaatgaggaataGTTTGCTTACCTTCTGACTCTTCATTCCTATAATGCTTTTAAGTTGCATTTATAAcaaaccagagagggagggagaaaatgaacTGGACATGAGATGATGAGAATGGGAAAAtcattcccatttatttattttttatatatttttaattttattatgttatgttagtcaccatacagtacatcattactttttgatgtagtgttccatgattcattgtttgcatataacacccagtgctccactcaattcattccatttttttatgaGACAACGTTATAACCTCTAAGAGCAAGTGTTCTGGAATGAAATATCTAGATTCAACGCCCAGCTCTACCACTCACCAGTGCAGTGACCTCAGGCAAGGTATCAAACCTGagttttattctttgtttattcaaTCTAATATAGGGATATAATATCGTCCAAGGTTGTTTTGAGAATCAAATATACTCTATTTATGAACAAAATATACTTACATAAAAAAATGACTTAAGTCCCCAAAAGTAATgcaatatttcttttgttttaaatatttatttatttatttatttatttatttatttatttgcaagagagagagtagggggggtggtccagagggagaaggagagagagaatctcaagcagactccatgctgagcacggagcctgagccCATACCaggagttagatgcttaaccagtttgagccacccaggtgccgatAGGCAatatttcttattcatctttgtactcACACCACAATGCTTACTGTATGATTATTTATCAAGTTGAAAGAATGCTTTGTGCTATAAGTTGCTATATTGTACAAAAGTTAGATGCTATTACGAATGTACAAATTAGGTAATAAATCAtttagaaaagacagaaaactcatgttctttgcatttatttattatcccAGGTGACAGAGGATGGGAAGTTTGTAGAGAACAGGTATGAGGAACTAATATCTTTATCTTTAAAGTTAAAGGAATCATCAGACTCAAGATGAGTAGGACAGTGGCTGCGATACACTAATCACCAAAAGAAGAGACCAACACCATGATCCATATCACTGAGGCAGGTACAAAGGAGGTTCACCATGACCCATTTCATAGGAAAGGATAATATGGGAAATCAGAATAATGCTGcttttggatgaatgaatgaatgaatgaatgaatatacattCATTCCCAGAATTTGGTGAGAATATCTcagattacaaataaaaaatcGCAGAACATTGGCACATTCCTTCCCTTGAAACAGTGAAGAATTAGCAGATGTTTCTCTCTCTAGATTAGTATATTTTCAATATAGAACTAgctcttcggggcgcctgggtggcacagaggttaagcgtctgcctttggctcagggcgtgatcccggcgttgttggatcaagccccacatcaggcttctctgttatgagcctgcttcttcctctcccactccccctgcttgtgttccctctctcgctggctgtctctatctctgtcgaataaataaataaaatctttaaaaaaaaaagaactagctCTTGGTAAAATATTGATGTAGATAGacaaaatttgcatttttctgtccTCAGTCCCTGTTACCCATTCCATGTTGCACTTGGTTCTCTCAAATCAGTCAGGGAAAATTATGTGAGGTAGTTATCAgatattccaaaaagaaaaatacttaatatCAAGAAATTTCACTTTGTACAGTATTTCAAGAtaagcaagtgagagagagatttgGGGCTGAAAATACTTTTGGATGCCTTGGTCACAGCATATATGTGACCATCCTCTTCACCTGCCTATGGAGTTAGATGCCCAGGTGCATCTAATTCTACAATCTGATAAATAATGGAAGGAACTACCTCACTCTCTACAACcatttgggaaacaaaacaaagtaaaaaaaaaaaaaaaaacacaggaaaccatTTTCTGTCATATGTAGAGTCCTACTCGAGGTCTGATACAATGGAAATTTTCTAATCTTCTTTGGATATACCAAGGATTGTGAATTTCCATATGGAGATGGCATTCTGGTGTTTTCTCCAATGATCTAAGATGTTTAATTAGATCAGGTCAAGCTCTCATTAAAATCTTCTATCTAATTTCAAAGCTCATCATTGGAAAACTAGGAAGAATCTGAGAAAGACCAaccaaagttattttaaaaaacaattgaaaagAGGTTTCTGAAAACAAGGGGTAAAATACAAGTGGAAAAGCAGAATCCAAAGCATTCTTGTAATTTATGACTGAGAAAAAATGTGATTATCTCCTAATGTGAAAACATAATATGCGAAGGGTAGTCACCTGCATTATACACTTGTTATTTCCATAGCACAGGCATAGAGAAAGATAAGCTTGTACTAAAACagaccattttaaaatgaaataatcataaaGGCAGATTAAATAAGAGTGTGTAAAAGATATTAAAaccaaattaccacaaaccgTTGTTAAGTCCTAGTCTATGATCCACCTCTCTAAAGTAATATTTAGTATTTGAGGACTTCagtacaataaatattttcagatcatTCCTAGGACATTAGCATAATAGGATTTGACTAATAGTTATGTTGACATTATTAAATTTCAGGAGACAAATACAGACAAGCCTATATTTGAGTTGTAACTGAGGTATGGACTAGATTCCagttattcttaaatttttctacTGACTCAAGAAATTTTCTGCCTTCAGATAATATGAGAACATAATGCCAACCAATATGGAAGGTTCATTTTCAATGCTGACAAACTGCCATGCTTGGCAGAAATACCTCTAGCTTCTACATTTCTGAAGTCTCTGACCACATTAAGAAATTCAGCCTGTGAGTTCTTCCATGAAGAACAAAAACAGCACCATCCCCGTCAGCATGAAGGAATATTCATCACCTAAAACCACCTTCCACCACAACAGACTTTCCTAGGCCAAACTCCTGCTGGGATCTGAGAAGCAACATTCAGAAATGCCAGCGTCACTATCACTTTCCTAGCTGTAGGATCAGACCCTCTCAAGTGGAGGATCAGACCCTCTCAAGTGTCTCATGCTTCACATTCTAAGAATAAACTAAGAATTGCAAAAGtcaattaaaatgtctttaagtTGGCAAAATGAGCCAAAGGAATTGAGAATGTTTAATAAGAAATGAAAGTCTTTATGGAAGTACCCAGTGCAGCATGGAGGAAAGAGGACATCATCAAACTCTTTAAACAATCAAGGGCTATTTATGGACAGCTGAGCAACTACTCTAGTTTTTCTAGGCAAGGAACCAGAGTTCTACACAGAAAATACTAAGAAAGGGaataaaattttccttgtgggggtggttgtatttttttcaaacaatatatttttctattttgtctgtttatttttgtctgtgttgAGCTAAGAACATTCTCAGAAGAAATTTGATCACAACAATGACAGAAAAAGACTTGCTTAAATGCCATGTGAACTTATTTTGGGGGCATCTGTtgtaattctaattctaatttctCTTGAAACACCAAGAAATggacaccatttgttgaatgatGGTGTTTCCTACTGAGAAGGACATACtctttctgttctaatctttgtttGAAATACTGCATCTTAAATTTTGTTTAGGAGAAGTGAAGAATTTAGCAAAGAgcaactgaaataaataaatggaaaagaggaTCTAGGATGAGACAATACTGCCACGAATCCAGTGCTTTCTATTACATTACGTCGATCCTGTCTTGTTATCACCTTCCTATACCACAGTCCAACAATTCCCTGATGCTATGAGAATGCCATTGCTCTGTGAATGCTTCCAAGTGTATGAACCTGGAGCAACTCAAAggatttcttaaatttaaaaatgatgaatgtCAGAGAGGTATCGAAATGGtttcaaagacagaaagaggaGCAAGGGAGCTAAGTGGAGCTTTGAATAAACACATCTGAGAAACGTTCATGACTGCATGTCAGGAGCTATGTGAGTTCAAGGAAGGAATATGTTACGCTGCTGTTCATCCCACCAATCCCTACACAGTTTCAGTCCAGCAAAATTAGAAGTTATCGGATGACCATCACAGTTGCCCAAGTCTGTGCCTTAACTGCTTCCTTATACGTTAAGCCCCAGTTGAGGTCTGGCTGTACAGCTGGAAAGATCTCTTGTCCCCAGAGCTCTGGATGTGTCTGAGGCTTTTATGGTCCTTATGCTCAGCCTAATGAGACTTGGGATTCCCTAGACTACTGCTGTTGAATTTCAGTTCTTGCTAAAGCTGACCTTGGATGGTACAGGCTCTGAAACAGACCTTATTGCCTAACACAGCTCACCCCATTTACTTACTTTGGATCAATTAATTTGGCACTGGATATGTTACCACTTTTTGTGTGTTAGTCTATAACTGAGTAAAATGATTCTCACTGTTTTCTGTCTCATCCATGGCCCTGAAGTAGGCAAGGCTGATTGATTAAATGCCAAGTTATCATCAGAAGCTATAGAAGCAGAAACACTCCCTGCAAGGTGTTACAGAGCCTTCACAAAACACCTGAGGTTCTTGATGATGTCTCAAGCAGCTTATTAATTGGTGCCTATGTATGGATCTTATACAGAAAACACAGCTGCTGTCAttaataattgaatatttttataaattgttgcTGTCAAAGTATAATTGTTAATGTTATAATAAATTTTTCAATGACACGATGAAATGACATGACATGATGAAAACATGTCAAACATTATATTTAACCCCTCAGTGAGGGAGAGTAGGATGATGAGACCAGttcaaaagagaatataaaaatgtgatttcatGTGGAGTATAAAAAAGAACATTGAAGTAAAATGTCTAAGTTATA contains:
- the LOC113249459 gene encoding olfactory receptor 4Q3-like; translated protein: MAVLPVVLQVPLVCGQTLVCSQAPTLGIRESQSLASLILCIHRVPGGPRLWSLGIPDSVKKRNDSKVTEFVLLGLSSSWGLQLFLFLIFSLFYMTVVLGNFLIMVTVRGDARLLQSPMYYFLGHLSFIDLCLSCVTVPKMLGDFLQQGKIISFSGCLAQIYFLHFLGASEMFLLTVMAYDRYVAICSPLQYLTVMNRQLCFQLALACWCGGFIHSLTQVTLVIRLPFCGPNELDNFYCDVPQVIKLACMDTYVVEVLMVSNSGLLSLVCFVVLLFSYAIILITLRTRFRQGQSKALSTCASHLTVVSLIFVPCVFIYLRPFCSFSVDKVLSTFYTVVTPMLNPLIYTLRNAEMKTAMKKLRKKHVASFCHIKG